The genomic segment ATGCTAAGGTGTTTGTTAAGTTAGGCTTGAATTATACTTTTGTCCAGGATAATCATGCCTTTTCAAAGATTAAAGGAGTGTTAAGAGGATTGCATTATCAGATTCCACCTATGGCTCAGGCAAAATTGGTTAGAGTCGCTAGAGGACGGGTATTTGATGTTGTTTTGGACTTACGTAAAGGATCTCCAACATTTGGCAAGACGTTTTCTATTGAGCTTTCTGCAGAAGAGGGTAAACAGTTGCTTATTCCCAGAGGTTTTGCTCATGGTTACTTGGTTTTAGAAGATAATACTGACTTCATCTATAAGGTGGACAATTTTTACTCCAAGGAGCATGAAAGAGGCGTATATTATGACGATCCGCAGTTAAATATCAACTGGCCAATGAAAGATGTTATTTTATCAGAAAAAGATAAAAAACAACCGTTTTTTAATGATTTAGAAATTGTTTTTGACTTTTAAAAATATTTTTTAGTATGTTTATTTATTCATAAGTCTTATTAACTAAAATTAATTTTAAATTTTCAATAATTACTATATATATGGTGGTAAAATGAAAAAACTTCCAATAGGCATTCAAACGTTTAGTAAATTAAGAGAGCAAGGTTGTGTATATGTAGATAAGACCAATTTTGCTTTAAGATTAATTCAAGAAGGAGAATATTATTTTTTGTCTCGTCCTAGAAGGTTTGGTAAAAGTTTATTTTTAGATACTTTAGCAGAAATATTTTTAGGAAATAAAAAATTATTTAAGGGTCTTTATATTTATGATAAATATGATTTTAAACCTCATCCTGTTATAAAAATAAGTTTTGGTAGTGGAGATTATATAACTGAAGAAATAATTTTTAATGAAATAGATAGGATATTTGAACGAAATGAAAAAGAACTGAAAGTAACTTCTTTACATAAAAAAGATATTAGAGGTCGTTTTGAAGAATTAATAGTTAAAGTATCTGAAAAGTATAAAAATAAAGTAGTGATTTTAATAGATGAGTATGATAAGCCTATTTTAGATAATATCCTTAATAAGGAATTAGCAATTAAAGCAAGAAGTATATTAAAGAATTTGTATGGAGTAATAAAAGATAGTGATAGATATATAAAATTTGTCTTTATTACAGGTGTGAGTAAATTTTCTAAATTAAATTTATTTAGTGGTTTAAACAACCTAAGAGATATTACAGTAATAAAAGAATATGGAGAAATTTGTGGATATACTCATAATGACTTAGAAAATGTATTTTTTGAACATTTAAAAAACGTAAATTTGGAAAAGGTAAAAAAGTGGTATAATGGTTATAATTATTTTGGAGAAAAAATATATAACCCCTATGATATATTACTTTTTATAGCTAATGGATATGAGTTTAGAAACTATTGGTGGAGTACAGGAAATCCATCGTTTTTAATAGATAAATTAAAGGAAACAAATTATTATTTGCCAAAGTTAGATAATGCCTTGATTTCAGAAGAGGGTTTAGATATTTTCGATGTAGAATATATAGATATTTTAGCTCTTTTATGGCAAACAGGGTATTTAACGTTTAAGGATAAAATAATAGATAAGTTCGGTCGTATAACTTATAGATTGTGTATTCCTAATTTAGAAATTCAATTTTCATTGCATGAATTATTTATAGATTATTTGACTAATCAGAGATATGAAAAAAGATTGTACGAAGAGAATCTTTTGATTGCTTTAGATAATAGAGATTTTGAGAAATTTAAGGAGATACTTCAGTCTATATTTTCTTCAATTCCTTATGAAAATTATGTAAATAATGTACTATCTAGATATGAAGGATATTATAGTAGTGTTATTTATGTTTATTTAAAGGCTCTTGGATATGATGTAGTCGCAGAAGATACTACAAATAAAGGAAGAATAGATATTACAATAAAAACAGATACAATGATAGTTATTATAGAGTTTAAAGTAGATAGTAAAGAAGATGCAATAGAACAAATATTAAAAAAGAAGTATTATGAAAAATATAAATCAGAAGGTAAGGAGATATATTTAGTGGGAATAAAGTTTGATAGTAGAGAAAGGAATATTGTAGAGTTAAAGAGTAAAAAATATAACCAAGAATAGATTTTTTTGGAAATTTTTAAAAAGGGAAAAACTATGAAAAAGAAAGATTTTTATGCTCTTATTTTGGCAGGTGGATCAGGGAGCAGGCTGTGGCCCCTTTCTCGTGCGCTTATGCCCAAACAGCTTTTGAGTTTAAATGGAGAAAGAAGCCTTTTACAGCAGACAGTTTTAAGGGCATTAAAGGCATTTTCTCCATCTAATATTGTAATTATTACTAATGAGGAACATATTTTTGAGGTTAAAAATCAAATTAAAGATATTTGTAATGAAGATAAGATAGGTGTGGTAGCTGAGCCAATGGGCAGGAATACTTTGCCCGCTGTTTTGGTTGGTTTAGATTCAAGTAAAAAACCAGAGGAAAGTGTTTTTGCTGTTTTTCCATCTGATCATCAAGTAGAAGATGAGGATGCTTGGGTAGAAGATTTATTTATTGGTTATGATTTGGCGAAAAAAGGTTGGTTAGTGACATTTGGTATTAAGCCCCATAAGCCAGAGACAGGTTATGGATATATTAAGGTGGGGCCATCCTTAAAAGAAGAAGGATTTAAAGTAGAGCGTTTTGTAGAGAAGCCAACTTTGGAAAAGGCAAAGAAGTTTCTTTCTGATGGTAGATATTATTGGAATAGTGGAATGTTTGTATTTGAAGGTAAACTGTTTTTGCAAGAAATAGAAAAACAACAGCCAGAGTTATGGAGTTTTTGGGAGAGAAGAAAAGAAAGCCCTCTTTTAGCAAATTATTCTAAATTTCCAGATATTTCTATTGATTATGGGATTATGGAAGGTGCTCAAAATGTAGCAGTTGTTCCTGCTAGTTTTGGGTGGGATGACTTAGGAAGTTGGGAGGCTATTTATAGATTGGGAGATAAAGATGAGCAAGGCTGTGTTATTCGTGGAGATGTATTAGCCTTGGAATGTGAGAATAGTTTGCTTTTTTCTTATGGAAGTAAGTTAGCAGCAGTTGGACTTAAAGATTTAATCGTTGTCCAAACCAGAGATGCAACCTTAGTTATTCCTAAAAGTCAGGTGCAAAAGGTAAAAGATGTTGTTAAGGCTTTAAAACAAAAGGATAAGCACTTAGTAGAGGCTCATCTTACAGTGCGTCGTCCTTGGGGAAGCTATACTATTTTGGAAGAAGGAGAGTTTTATAAAATAAAGCGTATAGAAGTAAAACCAGGGGCTAAGCTTAGTTTACAAATGCATTATCATAGAAGTGAACATTGGGTGGTAGTAAAAGGTACGGCTGAAGTAATAGTAGAAGATAAGGTTGTTTTACTTACAGAAAATCAATCTATAGATATTCCTAAGGGCTGTAAACATAGATTAAGTAATCCTGGGAAAGTTCCTGTTGAAATTATAGAAATTCAGTCAGGTCCATATTTAGAGGAAGACGATATTGTTCGTTTTGAAGATATATATGGTCGAAAAAAATAAAAAGAGGTTAAATTTCTCTTGAATTTCTTGAAAAATTTACTAAAAAGGCATGTGAATTTTTTCTTAAACTTCCTTGACACAATTTGGCCTCCTTACATAAGGTGAGCCAAATTTAGTTTGTTTAGTTGGGTTGCTTGAAGGTTTGCTCAAAAAATTAGCGGTAGGGAGGGTATTAAAGTGGCAAAAGGCAAAAGTTGTGTGGTGCTTCCCTTTGTGGTCGGTTTTGTGGGGGCACTGATTGTGGGATGGTGGCTGTTTCCCAAGATGCTCTATAGTGAAAAGGTTCAGCCCATTCGCTTCAGTCACAAGGTTCATGTGGAAGATCAGGGAATGGCCTGTGATGAATGTCATCTATTTCGGGAGGATGGTTCTTTTGCAGGTATTCCAACCACAGAGAAATGTGCAGAATGTCATTCTGAGGTAATGGGAGAAGATCCAGCAGAAGCTAAATTTGTAGAGGAATATGTGAATAAAGAAAAGGAAGTTCCTTGGCTTATCTATCAGAAACAGCCCGACAATGTGTTCTTTTCCCATATTGCGCATCAGGATTTTGATTGTACAACGTGTCATCCTGATGTGGGAAATAGTGACACACCTCCAGTGTATTATGAGAATAAAATTACAGGTTATAGTAAACAGACAATGAAGATGTGGCAGTGTGAAAGGTGTCATGCCCAGAAAGGGGCCAGTAATGCCTGCTATGTTTGTCATAAATAAATGAGGGGTGAGAAAATGGGACTTGATCGAAGAGGATTTATTACCTTTTTGGTAGGTGGTGCAGTAGGCACTTTGTGTACGCCTATTCCCTGGAAAACATTAGATGATGTGTCCATTTGGTCACAAAATTGGCCATGGATTCCAAAGCTTAAATACGGTGAAAGGAGCCAAGTGGCTTCTGTGTGTAAGTTATGTGGTGCTGGGTGTGGTCTTTCAATTCATAAAGTAGGTAAAAGGCCAGTAACTGCCCAAGGTAATGTAGAACATCCTTTGAGCCAAGGCGGTGTGTGTCCTCTTGGTTCTTGTGCAGTTAGGCTTTTATATCGTCCTGCAAGGGTAAAAGGACCGGTAAAAAATAATGGAGGAAAGTTAGAGCCTATTTCTTGGGACGAAGCTAGAAGACTTTTAGACGAGAAGCTTCGCGGCGGAAAAGTAGCTTGCATTAGTGGAGATGAGAATGGTTCTGCCAGTGAGCTTTTAGCTGGCTTTTTAGCTTTACTTGGCAGTGATGATTTTTACTTTATGCCAAGTGATGGCCAAGTAAGTAGTATTGCCTGGAAGATGATGGGTGGTAAAGGACAACTTGGTTTTGATATAGAAAATTCTGATTATGTGCTTGTTTTGGGTGCAGACATACTTTCTAGTTGTGGTCCAGTAGTAAGAAATCAAAAAGCATTTGCTTCTAAAAAAGGCAAATATGTCTATGCAGGGCCAGTACAAACAGGTACAGCTGCTGCAGTGGATAAGTGGATACCAACTTATCCTGGTCAAGAAGGAACTTTAGCCCTTGGTATAGCTTACTATTTGCTTAAGATGGGCAAGGCTGCATCTCTTTCTTCTTTTGCTAGAGTAAGAGATTTTATTCTTTCCAAATATACTCCAGTAGCAGTGGAAGCAAAAACAGGTGTGCGAGCTTCTGAACTTAAAAAGCTTGCTCAAGAATTAGTGAGAGCCAAGGCTCCTTGTGTGGTAATTGGTTCTGATTTTGGTCAGGGTAGTGGCAGTTTTGAATGGGCTGCCTGTATTTTGGTTAACTTTTTGTTGGGTAATTTTAATCAAAAAGGTGGGTTAGTAGCTTTACCCGAAAATAAGGTAATAAAAAGTGCTCCACTTAGAAGCGAGTTAAACCAAAAAGTACTTCCTGAATTTTTAGCAAATGTTGCTGGTGGTTCAAAAAAAGTGGATGCTCTTTTAGTGTATGAAGCTAATCCTGTGTATGCGTTGCCTCAGGCCTCTCAAGTAGCAGAAGCTTTTGATAAGATTCCTTTTAAGGTAAGTTTTAGCACTTTTTTGGATGAGACTGCTTTAAAGTGTGATCTTATTCTGCCAAATCCTCACTTTTTAGAAAGACATGATGATGCTTATACTCCATTTGGAGTAGGTAAAGAGATTTATAGTGCTTCTGCTCCTGTAATTAAGCCTGTAGTTAATGCTAAACCAACAGCAGATTTTATTTTGGAATTGGCAAAAGCTATGGGGTTTGATTTAGGATTTGAGACTTTTGAGGAAGTTTTACAAGCTAAAGCAGAATCATTGGGCGCAGACTATGATAGTTTAATAGAAGGTAGTGCATACACTTCTAATAAATGGATCGATCAAGATAGTTTAAGTTTGCCAGTGAAAGTTTTAGAAAATGGTCTTATGCCAGAGGGAGAAGGAGTCTTTTTAGCTCCAGTAGCTAGAAATTATTTAGGAAATATTAAACAGGCTTTAACTCCTTCAGAAGTTATTTTGGTTAAAGAATATGAATTAAATGGCAAAGATCTCTATGTTCAAGTAAATAGCGCTACTGCAAGAAAACTTGGCTTAAAACAAAATGATAGAGTAAAGTTGCAAGGCAGTGGAAGAGAGTGTGTTGCCAGAGTAAATATAACAGAGACAGTTATGGATGATGTCATAGCTGCACCTTTGGGCTTTGGCCATGAAGCCTGGGATGAGTATGTGCGCGGAAAAGGTGATAATGTGTTTAAGGTGTTGACAATAGCAGAGGAAAAGGGCTCTGGCCTAAAAGTATGGAACAGGTCCCAGGTAAAAGTAGTCAGGGCTTAAAATTGGAAAGAGGGGTGAGTTATGGAACATATAGAATTTAAAGTAAAATGGGGAATGGTCATCAATATAGATAAGTGTACAGGTTGTGGGGCCTGTATGGTTGCGTGCCAGGCAGAAAATAATATAGCGCCTATGGTAGACGGGTCTGATAAAACTATGACTTTAAATTGGATAGTGGTTTATGAACTAAGTAATGGCAAGCCTTTTCCTGAGCATGAAGTTGCTTATCTTCCAAGGCCCTGCATGCAGTGTGGAAAACCATCTTGTTCTACTGTATGTCCTGTAGTGGCTACAAAAAAGGATGAAGAAGGGGGAATTGTTAGCCAGATTTATCCTAGGTGTATTGGATGTAGATACTGTATGGCAGCATGTCCTTACCATGCTAGATATTTTAATTGGTATGATCCAAAATGGCCAAAAGGCATGGAAAAAACACTAAATATTTCTGCTTCTCCTCGTCCAAGAGGTGTGGTGGAAAAATGTACTTTTTGTCATCATCGTTTTATGGAAGCAAAAGAGAAGGCTCGGTATGAAGGTAAAGATCCTATGAAATTACCAGAAGATGCTTATATCCCTGCATGTGCAGAAATTTGTCCAACAGGGGCTATTACTTTTGGTGATCTCAATAATCCAGAGCATAAAGTGGCAAAATTGGCTAAAAGTAAATATGCTTTTAGATTATTAGAACGTTTGGGCACAGAACCTCAGGTCTATTATTACAGTGAAAGAGAATGGGTTCGTCGCTTGGCTGATAATTATCTGCCAAACGAAAAAACAAAGGGAGAATAAGCCATGATAGATAGAGAATGGTTGCCAGAAGGCGTGGAGCGTTGCTCTTTAGGAAAGTTTTTGGTGTGGATGGCCATATTGGCTGCTATTTTTGGATGGGGCCTTTATGCCATGTTTCGTATTTTTGCTCATGGCCTCATTGAAACCAATTTAGATAATTATTTTGGATTTGGGTTGTGGATTACTTTTGATTTGGCTGTAATTGCTCTTGGAGCAGGTGCATTTTTCTCTGGTTTTTTAAAATATATTGTGGGCATTGAAGAATTAAAAAATATTATTAACTTGGCAGTTATTGTAGGATTTATCTGTTATTCTGGTGCGATGTTGGTTTTAACTTTGGATATTGGTCAACCACTAAGAGCATGGTTTGGATATTGGCACCCTAATGTCCACTCTATGCTTACAGAAGTTATTTTTTGTATTACTTGTTATTGTACAGTTCTTATTATTGAATATATTCCTATTATTTTAGAGAATAGAAAGTTAAATCAGATCCCTTTTATTCACAAATTAGCCCATAATTTTCATGTTTTTATGCCTCTTTTTGCAGGTATAGGAACTTTTCTTTCTTGTTTCCACCAAGGTTCCTTAGGTGGAATGTATGGAGTTTTGTTTGGCCGTCCATTTGCTTATAGAGAGGGATTTTTTATTTGGCCTTGGACTTTCTTCTTGTTTGTTGCTTCTGCTATTGCTTCTGGTCCTGCTTTTACTATGCTTATTGCCGCACTTATGGAAAAAATTACAGGAAGAAAGTTAGTTTCTTATGAAACTAAAGCTTTAATGGGTAAAATTGCTGGTTCTTTGCTTTGTTTTTATCTCTTTTTCAAATTCATTGATACTTGGTATTGGGCAACTGATACTTTACCTAAAATGGGACTGACTTTTGATCAGGTGTTTAATAGTGAGGCTGGTTTTGGCAAATGGCTGCTGTGGACTGAGTTGGGAATATGTGGTGTTATTCCAGCTATTTTATTGATAGTTCCAAAGTTTAGAAATATTCCTTTTTTACTTTATACTGCTGCTATTTTAGATTGTATTGGGGTTGTTATTAACAGATTCGTTTTCACAGTACAGACCTGTGCTATGCCTGTAATGCCTTTTGATAAATGGTATTCTTATACTCCAAACTGGGCAGAGTGGGCTACCTCTATTGAGATTATAGCTTATGGAGCTATTTTATTAAGCCTTTCTTACCGCTATTTGCCTGTATTTCCTCAAGAAAAAGAGTTAAATAAATAAAATAACTTGGAAGGGGGCTTGAAAGAGCCCCCTTTTATTTTTTTATGGAATACGTTTTAAATCCGATTGGGTTTGTAATTTCAGAGTTAAAGGATGTCTTTTCTGCTCCAAGACAGGCTCAAGATAATTTAAAACCTGCAAAGATTTTTATTTATCCTAATTTTCGGCCTGCTCTTGATAATTTATTTAAAAAACAAAAAGTTTTAGTATTTACTTGGTTACACCTTGCAAAGCGAGATGTTCTTAAAGTGCATCCAGGAGGAAACTCAAAGATTCCCTTACATGGCGTGTTTGCTACCAGATCTCCCCATCGTCCCAATCCTATAGGCGTACATGAAGTAACAATTTTACGAATAGAAGAAGATGGAATAATTGTACATCCAATAGAAGCAATAGATGGTACTCCTGTGTTAGATCTAAAGCCTTGTTTGCCAAAAGAGGATAATGAGGCCAATAGTATTTTTTTCCCTTTAGAACTAATAAAAGAAACGCAAAAAATTGGGCACTTGGGTTGGCAAAGAGGTTTATTTGCTGGCTATAGTGGAAATATAAGTTGTAAATCTGGACAAAGAATACTTATTACTAACACTAATACCTGGAAAGCAAACCTTAAGTATAATGATTTTACTGTGTTTGATTTAAAAACCAAAGAGATATTAAATGCAGGTAAACCGTCTTCAGAAGCTAAAATGCATTTGTTGATATATGAGAATCAACCCCAAGCTAAGGCGGTTT from the Desulfonauticus submarinus genome contains:
- the rfbC gene encoding dTDP-4-dehydrorhamnose 3,5-epimerase, translating into MKVYSTEFPGLFILEPQIFQDKRGFFVETYNAKVFVKLGLNYTFVQDNHAFSKIKGVLRGLHYQIPPMAQAKLVRVARGRVFDVVLDLRKGSPTFGKTFSIELSAEEGKQLLIPRGFAHGYLVLEDNTDFIYKVDNFYSKEHERGVYYDDPQLNINWPMKDVILSEKDKKQPFFNDLEIVFDF
- a CDS encoding ATP-binding protein; amino-acid sequence: MKKLPIGIQTFSKLREQGCVYVDKTNFALRLIQEGEYYFLSRPRRFGKSLFLDTLAEIFLGNKKLFKGLYIYDKYDFKPHPVIKISFGSGDYITEEIIFNEIDRIFERNEKELKVTSLHKKDIRGRFEELIVKVSEKYKNKVVILIDEYDKPILDNILNKELAIKARSILKNLYGVIKDSDRYIKFVFITGVSKFSKLNLFSGLNNLRDITVIKEYGEICGYTHNDLENVFFEHLKNVNLEKVKKWYNGYNYFGEKIYNPYDILLFIANGYEFRNYWWSTGNPSFLIDKLKETNYYLPKLDNALISEEGLDIFDVEYIDILALLWQTGYLTFKDKIIDKFGRITYRLCIPNLEIQFSLHELFIDYLTNQRYEKRLYEENLLIALDNRDFEKFKEILQSIFSSIPYENYVNNVLSRYEGYYSSVIYVYLKALGYDVVAEDTTNKGRIDITIKTDTMIVIIEFKVDSKEDAIEQILKKKYYEKYKSEGKEIYLVGIKFDSRERNIVELKSKKYNQE
- a CDS encoding mannose-1-phosphate guanylyltransferase/mannose-6-phosphate isomerase; the encoded protein is MKKKDFYALILAGGSGSRLWPLSRALMPKQLLSLNGERSLLQQTVLRALKAFSPSNIVIITNEEHIFEVKNQIKDICNEDKIGVVAEPMGRNTLPAVLVGLDSSKKPEESVFAVFPSDHQVEDEDAWVEDLFIGYDLAKKGWLVTFGIKPHKPETGYGYIKVGPSLKEEGFKVERFVEKPTLEKAKKFLSDGRYYWNSGMFVFEGKLFLQEIEKQQPELWSFWERRKESPLLANYSKFPDISIDYGIMEGAQNVAVVPASFGWDDLGSWEAIYRLGDKDEQGCVIRGDVLALECENSLLFSYGSKLAAVGLKDLIVVQTRDATLVIPKSQVQKVKDVVKALKQKDKHLVEAHLTVRRPWGSYTILEEGEFYKIKRIEVKPGAKLSLQMHYHRSEHWVVVKGTAEVIVEDKVVLLTENQSIDIPKGCKHRLSNPGKVPVEIIEIQSGPYLEEDDIVRFEDIYGRKK
- the qrcA gene encoding menaquinone reductase multiheme cytochrome c subunit QrcA; its protein translation is MAKGKSCVVLPFVVGFVGALIVGWWLFPKMLYSEKVQPIRFSHKVHVEDQGMACDECHLFREDGSFAGIPTTEKCAECHSEVMGEDPAEAKFVEEYVNKEKEVPWLIYQKQPDNVFFSHIAHQDFDCTTCHPDVGNSDTPPVYYENKITGYSKQTMKMWQCERCHAQKGASNACYVCHK
- the qrcB gene encoding menaquinone reductase molybdopterin-binding-like subunit QrcB, with product MGLDRRGFITFLVGGAVGTLCTPIPWKTLDDVSIWSQNWPWIPKLKYGERSQVASVCKLCGAGCGLSIHKVGKRPVTAQGNVEHPLSQGGVCPLGSCAVRLLYRPARVKGPVKNNGGKLEPISWDEARRLLDEKLRGGKVACISGDENGSASELLAGFLALLGSDDFYFMPSDGQVSSIAWKMMGGKGQLGFDIENSDYVLVLGADILSSCGPVVRNQKAFASKKGKYVYAGPVQTGTAAAVDKWIPTYPGQEGTLALGIAYYLLKMGKAASLSSFARVRDFILSKYTPVAVEAKTGVRASELKKLAQELVRAKAPCVVIGSDFGQGSGSFEWAACILVNFLLGNFNQKGGLVALPENKVIKSAPLRSELNQKVLPEFLANVAGGSKKVDALLVYEANPVYALPQASQVAEAFDKIPFKVSFSTFLDETALKCDLILPNPHFLERHDDAYTPFGVGKEIYSASAPVIKPVVNAKPTADFILELAKAMGFDLGFETFEEVLQAKAESLGADYDSLIEGSAYTSNKWIDQDSLSLPVKVLENGLMPEGEGVFLAPVARNYLGNIKQALTPSEVILVKEYELNGKDLYVQVNSATARKLGLKQNDRVKLQGSGRECVARVNITETVMDDVIAAPLGFGHEAWDEYVRGKGDNVFKVLTIAEEKGSGLKVWNRSQVKVVRA
- the qrcC gene encoding menaquinone reductase iron-sulfur cluster-binding subunit QrcC, which produces MEHIEFKVKWGMVINIDKCTGCGACMVACQAENNIAPMVDGSDKTMTLNWIVVYELSNGKPFPEHEVAYLPRPCMQCGKPSCSTVCPVVATKKDEEGGIVSQIYPRCIGCRYCMAACPYHARYFNWYDPKWPKGMEKTLNISASPRPRGVVEKCTFCHHRFMEAKEKARYEGKDPMKLPEDAYIPACAEICPTGAITFGDLNNPEHKVAKLAKSKYAFRLLERLGTEPQVYYYSEREWVRRLADNYLPNEKTKGE
- the qrcD gene encoding menaquinone reductase integral membrane subunit QrcD, giving the protein MIDREWLPEGVERCSLGKFLVWMAILAAIFGWGLYAMFRIFAHGLIETNLDNYFGFGLWITFDLAVIALGAGAFFSGFLKYIVGIEELKNIINLAVIVGFICYSGAMLVLTLDIGQPLRAWFGYWHPNVHSMLTEVIFCITCYCTVLIIEYIPIILENRKLNQIPFIHKLAHNFHVFMPLFAGIGTFLSCFHQGSLGGMYGVLFGRPFAYREGFFIWPWTFFLFVASAIASGPAFTMLIAALMEKITGRKLVSYETKALMGKIAGSLLCFYLFFKFIDTWYWATDTLPKMGLTFDQVFNSEAGFGKWLLWTELGICGVIPAILLIVPKFRNIPFLLYTAAILDCIGVVINRFVFTVQTCAMPVMPFDKWYSYTPNWAEWATSIEIIAYGAILLSLSYRYLPVFPQEKELNK
- the tsaA gene encoding tRNA (N6-threonylcarbamoyladenosine(37)-N6)-methyltransferase TrmO, coding for MEYVLNPIGFVISELKDVFSAPRQAQDNLKPAKIFIYPNFRPALDNLFKKQKVLVFTWLHLAKRDVLKVHPGGNSKIPLHGVFATRSPHRPNPIGVHEVTILRIEEDGIIVHPIEAIDGTPVLDLKPCLPKEDNEANSIFFPLELIKETQKIGHLGWQRGLFAGYSGNISCKSGQRILITNTNTWKANLKYNDFTVFDLKTKEILNAGKPSSEAKMHLLIYENQPQAKAVLHTHPPFLNALFLNQKNLFDLSLFESKMFASSFTTISPYSPGSLKLALAVAKASRKYQIIYLQQHGLVVWGKDLKQVLALSEEIEALAKIKLNCC